AAGGGATTTCACACGCAAAGTATATATTGTCAATCCTACAAAAAAGATGGTGCTGCTTACAGCCATTGCCAATCCTCAGCGTCTTGAACCCTACCTTCCTCAAGGTATCAAAAAATACTACTTTCCAGATCACCACTTTTTTGCCAATGAAGAGCTTGAAGCGATTTGGCAAAAAGAGCAACCAGATTCATTTTTAGTCACAAGCAAAGACTTGGTAAAATTAGAACAGTTTTCTTATCCTCTCTCTTTGTTGGAGTTAGATATAGAGGTTGCATCACAACTAAGAGAGGCTATAGATAATTTCATTCAAAAGGTATCAAATGCAAAAGAAGATTCAAACTGTTCAAACACTTCTTGACTCACTCCCTTTTATTAAAAAATTTCGAGAAGAAATTTTTGTTATCAAATATGGTGGAAGTGCACAAACAGATCAAAAACTCAAAGAAAAATTTGCTCAAGATATACTCCTCCTCTATACTGTGGGAATTAAGCCGGTAGTTGTCCATGGAGGAGGAAAAAGAATTACAGAGATTCTTACACGCCTGCAAATAGATACAGAGTTTATTGATGGACAACGTGTTACTACTGAAGAGGTTATGGAGATTGTAGAGATGGTGCTCAGTGGTGATATCAATAAAGAGATAGTGAGTCTTTTAAATAATCACGGTGCTAAGGCACTAGGAATAAGTGGCAAAGATGCACATTTTATCACCGCTCGGCCAAAAGATTTTGAGAAGTTTGGGTATACAGGAGTTATTGATAGAATCGATCCGGCTGTGGTTTATAACCTTTTAGAGGAGCAGTTTATACCTGTTATTGCCCCTATTGCTGCGAGCAACAAAGTAGGGCATCCTGGCTATAATATAAATGCAGATCTTTGTGCGAGCAAAGTAGCTGGATCTTTGAAGGCAAAAAAGATTATCTTTCTCACTGATACTCCAGGAGTTCTTGATAAAGAAGGAAAGCTTATTTCTACTCTAACAGAAGAAAAAATAGGATTACTCAAACAAGATGGCACTATTAGTGGGGGAATGATTCCAAAAGTGGATGCCTGTCTTGAAGCGATTCATAGCGGAGTAGAAAAAGCTCACATTATAGATGGACGAATAGAGCATTCGCTACTTCTTGAAATCTTTACAAGTGAGGGGATTGGTACGCAAGTATTGGGAGGTTAATTATGTATATGATCTATTCTACTGTTTCAGATATGCAAGAGGCAAAAAAAATTGCGCATGCGCTTGTTGAGCAAAGAGTTGCTGCATGTGTAAATATTATTGAGAGAGTAACTTCCGTCTATAAATGGGAAGGAAAAGTAGAAAATGCAGATGAAGTACTCCTCATAATTAAAGCAATAGACTTTGCAGCAGTAGAAAAGAAGATCAAAGAGCTTCACTCCTATGAAGTGCCAGAAATTGTAGCTGTAAAAATAGAAGAAGTAAACGAAGAGTATGCATCATGGATGCGCCAAGTTTTGCTACAATAACCAAAAAAATTTAAGGGTGAATAATGTATTTTATTGAGACTCGGGGCAATGATGGAAAAAAACCAAAAAAAGTAACATTTTCTGAAGCTATTCTCAATCCTAGTGCGAGTTATGGCGGATTGTATGTACCTGAAAAACTTCCAAACATTGATGAAAAGTTTTTACAGCGTCATCTCACTTCTCATTACAAAGAGCTTGCATTTGATCTTTTGCGCCTCTTTTCCATTGATATTGATGAAGAACTCATCAAGGAAGCACTTAATCTTTATGATAAGTTTGATGATCCTGCAAATCCTATCCCTGTTGTAAAAGTTGAAGAGAATCTCTTCATAGCAGAGCTCTATCACGGACCTACACGTGCCTTTAAAGATATGGCACTGCAGCCTTTTGGATATATACTCTCTTCACTTGCCAAAGCAAGGGGTGAAAACTATTTGATTTTGGCTGCAACAAGTGGTGATACTGGACCAGCGACTCTTGAGACCTTTAAAAATAGAGAAAACGTAAAAGTAGCATGTATCTATCCAGCTGGCGGTACGAGTGATGTACAGCGGTTGCAAATGGTTACTGAAGATGGAGAAAATCTTAAAGTCATTGGAATTGAGGGTGATTTTGATGATGCGCAGAGTGCTTTAAAATCACTCCTTGCATCAGAAAAATTTCATGCGATTTTACAAGAAAAAGGGATTAAACTTAGTGCAGCTAACTCAGTCAACTTTGGGCGCATAATTTTTCAAATTATATATCACATTCATAGCTATTTAGAGCTAGTAAGAAGAAAAGAGATTACATTTGGAGATACGATTAATTTGATTGTTCCAAGTGGAAATTTCGGTAATGCTTTGGGTGGATACTATGCGAAAAAAATGGGATTGCCAATTAAAAAAATTCTCATAGCCTCCAATGCTAATAATGTACTTACTGAGCTTATTAATGAAGGTCGCTATGATTTGCGTAATAAGCATCTTATCAAAACATCTTCACCAGCAATGGATATTTTAAAGTCTTCCAATGTTGAGCGGGTACTTTTTGATAAATTTGGCGCACAGCGCACAAAAGAGTTAATGGATAGCTTGAATGATAAAGGCTACTATAAACTAAATGAAGATGAGCTTGCAGCATTGCAAGAGGATTTTGCTGCTGATTTTAGTAATGACGATGAAGTAAAGGCAATTATCAAAGAGTATGCATTAGAAAAGACCTATCTCATGGATCCACATACAGCAACGACAATTAAGCTTTTTAAAAGATATGCAGCAGATAAAAATGTTGCTTACTCGACAGCTGAATGGACAAAGTTTGCTCCTACAGTTTTAGAAGCTCTTGAAGGAGGAGAGAAGAAGAGTGATTTAGAGGCTTTACAAATAATTAGTGAAAAACTTGGTGTGGCAATTCCACAAAGAATAGCAGAGCTCTTTCATAAAAGAATTGTCCATACAACTGTTGTGCCAAAAGAGAAAATTGAAGAAGAGATACTGAAATTTCTTTAATATGCTATAATGAGATTATGAAAATATTACAACGAGCTATTTGGATAACTTTATTATTTGCTGCTTTTTTGCGTGCGGATTATAGTGGGGATTTAAAAAATTACCTTCTAAGCCGCACCTTTACAATAAATGGGGAGTTTTTTCTCTATAAAAATCGGTGGATATTTGGGGCTTTTGATAAAGATGGAAAAGTAACTTCTTATTATACTCTCCTAGGTGAAGAGCCAACATCAAAAAATCCTTTTGGATGGAAATATTTTGCATCTAGTCTCAATAGCAACGAGTTACAAGAAGCTGGCTATTTTGTTAAAATAGATTTTCCTTATGATTTGAAAAACCCCTACTTAGCACCTTATTCATGGCTCTATATAGATCGAAAAAGAGGTGATGCATATAAGCTCGTTGGAGCAGATAACGGTATTTTCAAATATTATGATAGTGATTTTGATGGGGTTCCTGATCCTTTGCACAATCTCTACTTCAATAAAGAGAATAATAAAGCACAATTTTATAGCTGCAAAGATAAGATGAGATACAAAAATTATAGATTTACAAAACTCTCAAAAAATGATGGTGCAATAACTTATGATTGTCACTTTGATAGTAACAAGTTGGATTTCGAGGGACGTAAAACCTTTGAGGATATTACCACTACTATCCATTTTGATGGAACTATTAATGGCAAACGCCTCATTATGCAGATAAATAAAGATTTTAAAAATGGAACAGTTTCATATGAAGGCCTTTATAATGGTAGATATATAGTTTGCAGTCAAAATTATAAAGCTCCTAAACTCAGTGAAATATCTGCAACAGAGCTGGATGCACTATTGAATAATTGGGGTGAGGGTGGCTCAGAGGATCCAGATTTTATTAGTGGCAATTGTGAAGTTCCTCAAAAAAATCTAGAGAATATGGAAAAAGCAAACTTCACTGTTACTACCTCACATACTATTACTGATATAAATATGACTTCTCATATACGCATTTGGGAACATATAGAAAAAAATTAATATTTTTTAAACTTCCCGCTCAATTCTCTCTCGTTTCTCTTCAAGCTCCAAAAACTCCTCTAAAAGTTTTTCATGGAGTAACTCTTTATCAGCCAATTCTTGGGACATTGTAACTATTCCCTCTTTTTCATAGCATTCTGGATTGTTTAAACACTCACTAATTTTAGCAATCTCTTCTTCGAGTTTTTCAATGAGATCGGGCAACTCTTCGAGTCTCTTTTGCTCTTTATATGAGAGCTTCTCTTTTTTTATTTTTACTCTTTTTTGTTTAGGAGTTTTACTGCTCTTTACTATATTTTCAAGCTCTTGGATCTCTTTTTCAATAGCAAGATATTCGCTGTAGCTTTGATAGGATTCTTCAATATGGCCGTTACCTTTAAAAATGAAGAGCTTTTTTGCTATCTTATCTACAAAGTAGCGATCGTGACTTACAAAGATAACTGATCCTTGAAATTTTTGTAAATACTCTTCTAAAATATTTATTGTAGGGATATCTAAATCGTTTGTAGGCTCATCAAGTATAAGGCAATCCACTTTTTTTGTAAAAAGAAGAGCAAGTGCGACGCGATTTTTTTCACCACCACTTAAGGATCCTATCTTTTTATCTAAAAACTCTTTGGGAAAGAGAAAATTTTTCAAATATCCATATACATGCATATTGCGGCCCCAGACTTCTACTCTGTCGCCACCATGCGGGCAGAAAGTTTCAATGAGATTTTTCTCATTATCAAGCATGCTTCTATTTTGATCAAAATAGCCTATGCGAAAGTCCCCCCGTTTAATTATGCCGCTATCTGGTTCAATTTCACCCAAGAGGAGTTTGAGGAGTGTTGATTTTCCGCTCCCATTTTTTCCAACAATTGCAATAGTATCTTTTTGTAAAATCCTTGTTGTAAAATTATCTATGAGAAGTTTTTCACCAACTTTTTTTGTAATATCTTTTAATTCAAAAAGCACCTTTTTCTTACTGATTCCCTCTTCTCGATTGAAATGTTTTTTTTCTCGTTCGAGTTGGATCTGAATTTTTTTGATGAGTGCAGGATTTTTCTTTGCTTGTTCTCTAAGCTCCTTGACTCTTTTGACGCGTCCTTCATTTCTTTTAACGCGAGCTTTTAC
The Nitratiruptor tergarcus DSM 16512 genome window above contains:
- the argB gene encoding acetylglutamate kinase is translated as MQKKIQTVQTLLDSLPFIKKFREEIFVIKYGGSAQTDQKLKEKFAQDILLLYTVGIKPVVVHGGGKRITEILTRLQIDTEFIDGQRVTTEEVMEIVEMVLSGDINKEIVSLLNNHGAKALGISGKDAHFITARPKDFEKFGYTGVIDRIDPAVVYNLLEEQFIPVIAPIAASNKVGHPGYNINADLCASKVAGSLKAKKIIFLTDTPGVLDKEGKLISTLTEEKIGLLKQDGTISGGMIPKVDACLEAIHSGVEKAHIIDGRIEHSLLLEIFTSEGIGTQVLGG
- the cutA gene encoding divalent-cation tolerance protein CutA — its product is MYMIYSTVSDMQEAKKIAHALVEQRVAACVNIIERVTSVYKWEGKVENADEVLLIIKAIDFAAVEKKIKELHSYEVPEIVAVKIEEVNEEYASWMRQVLLQ
- the thrC gene encoding threonine synthase: MYFIETRGNDGKKPKKVTFSEAILNPSASYGGLYVPEKLPNIDEKFLQRHLTSHYKELAFDLLRLFSIDIDEELIKEALNLYDKFDDPANPIPVVKVEENLFIAELYHGPTRAFKDMALQPFGYILSSLAKARGENYLILAATSGDTGPATLETFKNRENVKVACIYPAGGTSDVQRLQMVTEDGENLKVIGIEGDFDDAQSALKSLLASEKFHAILQEKGIKLSAANSVNFGRIIFQIIYHIHSYLELVRRKEITFGDTINLIVPSGNFGNALGGYYAKKMGLPIKKILIASNANNVLTELINEGRYDLRNKHLIKTSSPAMDILKSSNVERVLFDKFGAQRTKELMDSLNDKGYYKLNEDELAALQEDFAADFSNDDEVKAIIKEYALEKTYLMDPHTATTIKLFKRYAADKNVAYSTAEWTKFAPTVLEALEGGEKKSDLEALQIISEKLGVAIPQRIAELFHKRIVHTTVVPKEKIEEEILKFL
- the abc-f gene encoding ribosomal protection-like ABC-F family protein: MALIDLIEVKKSFEAQKILCNADFHIDENERIAIVGKNGSGKSTLMKIIAGTILPDEGERIVRQNITIKMLEQVPHFDPTLTVKDAILQQLKEINQAKKEYENIAAQIADEPENEELLQQLNKLANFLDYHGAWNIEEKIERVLVEFNLKEYEKRLVTTLSGGEQRRVALAGLLLQKPDILLLDEPTNHLDVQMVEFLEEMILKERYTLIFVSHDRYFIDNIATRVVEVEDCELRSFKGGYSEYLRQKEELLQNMQKQHENLLRLLKQEEEWLNRGVKARVKRNEGRVKRVKELREQAKKNPALIKKIQIQLEREKKHFNREEGISKKKVLFELKDITKKVGEKLLIDNFTTRILQKDTIAIVGKNGSGKSTLLKLLLGEIEPDSGIIKRGDFRIGYFDQNRSMLDNEKNLIETFCPHGGDRVEVWGRNMHVYGYLKNFLFPKEFLDKKIGSLSGGEKNRVALALLFTKKVDCLILDEPTNDLDIPTINILEEYLQKFQGSVIFVSHDRYFVDKIAKKLFIFKGNGHIEESYQSYSEYLAIEKEIQELENIVKSSKTPKQKRVKIKKEKLSYKEQKRLEELPDLIEKLEEEIAKISECLNNPECYEKEGIVTMSQELADKELLHEKLLEEFLELEEKRERIEREV